From a region of the Nocardioides ginsengisegetis genome:
- a CDS encoding M36 family metallopeptidase, whose product MAPRRRRTTSHSGGTAVIHAKKTWVASAAVASTALAVTMLGLPSQAAIQQPTSRLASSSVRHDAARTPGYLDARRLGNKAMVRAERQRLAGLSKADRAWQRSLGSQALLDFDPLTGTVRNVGRLDGFLTGRSTAPARSIALAYVRQHASALGLDAADLQTLRFRKDYVDDMGLHHLSWQQYAAGRPVFGNGLKVQVTRDGRVLAVQGSPVHGLQALAAAAGTGSLDAAAARSAAARNVGGTTAAAGDQASPVWFLTRSGLRAGWSTYVHAGGGAYQHVVDATSGAVLFRRSTTDSADGDSYVYDNYPGAAKGGKPKVVNFISRGWLKKSATTLAGNSVVAWADVNDNNQRDNAEKTPVPGTSSGAQFSLVHFGSTASKFCSSHYVCTWNPKKKDSWRTNMKADVAQAFYLASNFHDYLKKAPISFTSAAGNFETSDHDPVKLNALDGADTAGGFPDGNHIDNANMDTPPDGQSPTMQMYLFHFPGTTDNQEPFLPTSSSFEADVLYHEYTHGLSNRLVVDAGGVSTLNDIQPGSMGEAWSDYYAMDYLVKKGFQPDTSKSGELLVGKYVSVGQPLIRTMDLDCAVGSTAKGCTRIDGSRGGYTYGDFATVIPGAEVHASGEIWGQTLWDLRKKLGAAVADRLITRAMSISADDPSFLDMRNAIVQADNVAYGGSHNTAIWGVFAHRGMGFFAGAINGGDDDPAEDFNTPPSGPADQTISGVVTDPTTGNPVAGALVAVAGQGDAATDTTALDGSYSIGGLYAGTYKKVVAYGPGYFPQAKPVDSTSSAPTDFSIIRDFASTSGGAEIVDFTGGDYTAYGCGPNELIDLSLGTGWGSTAGNDQGDPASTFVPKFAVVDMHANVNITKFGVDPNATCGDDPTAATKGYRIETSVDGVTWTTAAQGTFTAADNGTLNDVTPTAGTTGVRYVKFWILSNQTPSFGSNCPSGPYSGCSFADVSEMAVFGTEAP is encoded by the coding sequence ATGGCGCCGAGGCGGCGCCGTACGACCTCACACTCCGGGGGCACCGCCGTGATCCATGCCAAGAAGACCTGGGTGGCCTCGGCCGCCGTCGCCAGCACCGCGCTGGCCGTGACCATGCTGGGCCTGCCGAGCCAGGCGGCCATCCAGCAGCCCACGTCCCGGCTCGCCTCCAGCAGCGTGCGCCACGATGCCGCCCGGACCCCGGGCTACCTCGACGCCCGGCGCCTGGGCAACAAGGCCATGGTCCGCGCCGAGCGCCAGCGCCTCGCCGGCCTGAGCAAGGCCGACCGGGCCTGGCAGCGCTCGCTGGGCAGCCAGGCGCTCCTCGACTTCGACCCGCTGACCGGCACGGTCCGCAACGTCGGCCGCCTCGACGGCTTCCTCACCGGGCGGTCCACGGCCCCGGCGCGCTCGATCGCGCTGGCCTACGTCCGCCAGCACGCCTCGGCGCTCGGCCTCGACGCCGCCGACCTGCAGACCCTGCGGTTCCGCAAGGACTACGTCGACGACATGGGCCTGCACCACCTCTCCTGGCAGCAATACGCCGCCGGGCGGCCCGTCTTCGGCAACGGGCTCAAGGTGCAGGTCACCCGGGACGGCCGCGTGTTGGCCGTCCAGGGCAGCCCGGTCCACGGACTTCAGGCGCTCGCCGCCGCGGCCGGCACCGGCTCGCTGGACGCGGCCGCGGCCCGATCGGCGGCCGCCCGCAACGTCGGCGGCACCACCGCCGCGGCCGGTGACCAGGCCAGCCCGGTGTGGTTCCTGACCCGGAGCGGCCTGCGCGCCGGATGGTCGACGTACGTCCACGCGGGCGGCGGCGCCTACCAGCACGTCGTCGACGCGACGTCGGGCGCGGTGCTCTTCCGCCGCTCGACCACCGACTCCGCCGACGGGGACTCCTACGTCTACGACAACTACCCCGGCGCCGCCAAGGGCGGGAAGCCCAAGGTCGTCAACTTCATCAGTCGCGGCTGGCTGAAGAAGAGCGCGACCACGCTGGCCGGCAACAGCGTGGTGGCGTGGGCCGACGTCAACGACAACAACCAGCGCGACAACGCCGAGAAGACGCCGGTGCCGGGCACCAGCAGCGGCGCGCAGTTCAGCCTCGTGCACTTCGGCTCGACCGCCTCGAAGTTCTGCTCGTCGCACTACGTCTGCACCTGGAACCCGAAGAAGAAGGACTCCTGGCGCACCAACATGAAGGCCGACGTCGCCCAGGCGTTCTACCTGGCGAGCAACTTCCACGACTACCTCAAGAAGGCGCCGATCAGCTTCACGAGCGCGGCGGGCAACTTCGAGACGTCCGACCACGACCCGGTGAAGCTCAACGCGCTCGACGGCGCCGACACCGCGGGCGGCTTCCCCGACGGCAACCACATCGACAACGCCAACATGGACACCCCGCCGGACGGCCAGTCTCCGACCATGCAGATGTACCTCTTCCACTTCCCCGGCACGACGGACAACCAGGAGCCGTTCCTGCCGACAAGCTCGTCCTTCGAGGCCGACGTGCTCTACCACGAGTACACCCACGGCCTGTCCAACCGGCTGGTGGTCGACGCCGGCGGTGTCTCCACGCTCAACGACATCCAGCCCGGCTCGATGGGCGAGGCGTGGAGCGACTACTACGCCATGGACTACCTCGTGAAGAAGGGCTTCCAGCCCGACACCAGCAAGTCCGGCGAGCTGCTCGTCGGGAAGTACGTCTCCGTCGGCCAGCCGCTGATCCGCACGATGGACCTCGACTGCGCCGTCGGCTCCACCGCCAAGGGCTGCACCCGGATCGACGGGTCGCGCGGCGGCTACACCTACGGCGACTTCGCCACGGTCATCCCCGGCGCGGAGGTGCACGCCAGCGGTGAGATCTGGGGCCAGACCCTCTGGGACCTCCGCAAGAAGCTGGGCGCGGCCGTCGCCGACCGCCTGATCACCCGCGCGATGTCGATCTCGGCCGACGACCCGTCGTTCCTCGACATGCGCAACGCGATCGTGCAGGCCGACAACGTGGCCTACGGCGGCAGCCACAACACCGCGATCTGGGGTGTCTTCGCACACCGCGGCATGGGCTTCTTCGCGGGCGCCATCAACGGCGGCGACGACGATCCGGCCGAGGACTTCAACACCCCGCCGAGCGGGCCCGCCGACCAGACGATCAGCGGCGTCGTGACCGACCCGACCACCGGCAACCCCGTCGCGGGTGCGCTCGTGGCGGTGGCCGGCCAGGGTGACGCGGCGACCGACACCACGGCGCTCGACGGCAGCTACTCCATCGGCGGCCTCTACGCCGGCACCTACAAGAAGGTCGTGGCCTACGGCCCGGGCTACTTCCCCCAGGCCAAGCCCGTCGACAGCACGTCCAGTGCGCCGACGGACTTCTCGATCATCCGGGACTTCGCGTCCACCAGCGGTGGCGCCGAGATCGTCGACTTCACCGGTGGTGACTACACGGCCTACGGCTGTGGTCCGAACGAGCTGATCGACCTCAGCCTCGGCACCGGCTGGGGCAGCACGGCGGGCAACGACCAGGGTGACCCGGCCAGCACCTTCGTGCCGAAGTTCGCCGTCGTCGACATGCACGCCAACGTCAACATCACGAAGTTCGGGGTCGACCCCAACGCGACGTGTGGTGACGACCCGACGGCCGCGACCAAGGGCTACCGGATCGAGACCTCGGTCGACGGCGTCACCTGGACGACCGCCGCCCAGGGCACCTTCACCGCCGCGGACAACGGGACGCTCAACGACGTCACGCCGACCGCCGGCACGACCGGCGTCCGCTACGTGAAGTTCTGGATCCTGAGCAACCAGACGCCGAGCTTCGGGAGCAACTGCCCCAGCGGCCCCTACTCCGGCTGCAGCTTCGCGGACGTCTCGGAGATGGCGGTCTTCGGGACCGAGGCGCCCTAG
- a CDS encoding class I adenylate-forming enzyme family protein, with amino-acid sequence MDRVELREGSRVALLVPGSVAYVELVMALLAAGIFPIPLDPRLTPYERERILAGLEPDLVVESDEAVAALRATVPSSGSRLPRGRPMHVTSGTTGVPKGVFSGLLSDEQASALVAEERELWGFTSTDVNLVLSPLYHSAPLRFGMGTRLAGGRMVVPGPFDPAAVTAAIERERPTTMFCVPTHLQRLFAHWDEAGVPDLSSFRLVAHAGAPCPASVKERLIELFPAGSTWEFYGSTEGQFTACRSEEWLERPGTVGRARPGRTLHLDEDGTIWCSVPEHARFTYYGDPAKTAEAWRGDRFSVGDLGRLDDDGYLYLDGRREDLIISGGVNVYPLEVEHALREHPSVVDVAVYGVPDDRWGQRVCAAVVGTASSASLDAFARERLAPPKRPKTWTFLDELPRTLTGKVRRDQLPRT; translated from the coding sequence GTGGATCGAGTCGAGCTGCGCGAGGGATCCCGGGTCGCCCTGCTCGTCCCCGGCTCGGTGGCGTACGTCGAGCTGGTGATGGCCCTGCTGGCCGCCGGGATCTTCCCGATCCCGCTGGACCCTAGGCTCACGCCGTACGAACGCGAGCGGATCCTGGCCGGGCTGGAGCCCGACCTGGTCGTGGAGTCCGACGAGGCCGTTGCCGCGTTGCGTGCGACCGTCCCGTCGTCGGGCTCGCGGCTCCCCCGCGGCCGGCCCATGCACGTGACCAGCGGGACGACCGGCGTGCCGAAGGGCGTCTTCAGCGGGCTGCTGTCCGACGAGCAGGCGTCCGCGCTCGTGGCCGAGGAGCGCGAGCTCTGGGGCTTCACCTCCACCGACGTGAACCTCGTGCTCAGCCCGCTCTACCACTCCGCGCCGCTGCGGTTCGGGATGGGGACGCGGCTCGCGGGCGGGCGGATGGTCGTGCCCGGACCGTTCGACCCCGCCGCGGTCACGGCCGCGATCGAGCGCGAGCGGCCGACCACGATGTTCTGCGTGCCGACGCACCTGCAGCGGCTGTTCGCGCACTGGGACGAGGCCGGCGTACCCGATCTCTCGTCGTTCCGCCTCGTCGCCCACGCCGGGGCGCCGTGCCCAGCGAGCGTGAAGGAGCGGCTGATCGAGCTGTTCCCGGCGGGCTCGACGTGGGAGTTCTACGGCTCGACCGAGGGGCAGTTCACGGCGTGCCGCAGCGAGGAGTGGCTGGAGCGTCCCGGGACCGTCGGCCGTGCCCGGCCCGGGCGCACGCTGCACCTCGACGAGGACGGGACGATCTGGTGCAGCGTGCCCGAGCACGCCCGCTTCACCTACTACGGCGATCCCGCGAAGACGGCGGAGGCCTGGCGCGGTGACCGGTTCAGCGTCGGCGACCTCGGCCGTCTCGACGACGACGGCTACCTCTACCTCGACGGCCGCCGTGAGGACCTGATCATCAGCGGCGGAGTCAACGTCTATCCGCTCGAGGTCGAGCACGCCCTCCGCGAGCACCCCTCGGTCGTGGACGTGGCCGTCTACGGCGTCCCCGACGACCGCTGGGGACAGCGGGTGTGCGCGGCGGTGGTCGGCACCGCGTCCTCCGCCTCGCTCGACGCCTTCGCGCGGGAGCGGCTCGCGCCCCCGAAGCGCCCGAAGACGTGGACGTTCCTCGACGAGCTGCCGCGCACGCTCACCGGGAAGGTGCGCCGAGACCAGCTGCCCCGCACCTAG
- a CDS encoding phosphotransferase, whose translation MQTQTHDLTFTEHEVHKRYVRWERGEADREWACLTLLAEHAPGVAPRPLRRESADGAPVVVMERLPGEPLGGAPLTPSQTASLGQALRRMYAVPLESVHAAQVPERLYGPSGHQRLLVEWFADPYDLDACRDPALVAQAVSVARAWLARNDVLPEPRQVVLGISDLNPANILWDGETCRLVDFEDGGISDPAYELADHVEHIAGRLSGVFDTDALVDAVGLTPDETRRMDAYRPLWAAFWLAMLLPGNGGFHRNPPGSTEAQAAHLLVLLSAG comes from the coding sequence GTGCAGACGCAGACCCACGACCTGACCTTCACCGAGCACGAGGTCCACAAGCGCTACGTCCGCTGGGAGCGGGGCGAGGCCGACCGCGAGTGGGCCTGCCTGACGCTCCTCGCCGAGCACGCACCCGGGGTCGCTCCGCGGCCGCTGCGGCGGGAGAGCGCCGACGGCGCCCCGGTGGTCGTCATGGAGAGGTTGCCCGGCGAGCCGCTCGGTGGGGCGCCGCTGACTCCGTCGCAGACGGCATCGCTCGGGCAGGCGCTGCGCCGGATGTACGCCGTGCCCCTCGAGTCGGTGCACGCCGCCCAGGTCCCCGAGCGGCTCTACGGACCGTCCGGGCACCAACGGCTCCTTGTGGAGTGGTTTGCCGACCCCTATGACCTCGATGCGTGCCGCGACCCGGCGCTCGTGGCGCAGGCGGTCTCGGTGGCCCGCGCGTGGCTGGCGAGGAACGACGTGCTGCCGGAGCCGCGGCAGGTGGTCCTCGGCATCTCGGACCTCAACCCCGCCAACATCCTGTGGGACGGCGAGACCTGCCGGCTCGTCGACTTCGAGGACGGCGGCATCAGCGACCCGGCGTACGAGCTGGCCGACCACGTCGAGCACATCGCCGGTCGGCTGTCCGGTGTCTTCGACACCGACGCGCTGGTCGACGCGGTGGGGCTGACGCCCGACGAGACCCGGCGCATGGACGCCTACCGGCCGCTGTGGGCGGCGTTCTGGCTGGCCATGCTGCTCCCCGGCAACGGCGGCTTCCACCGCAACCCGCCCGGCTCCACCGAGGCGCAGGCCGCCCACCTGCTGGTCCTCCTGTCCGCTGGTTGA
- a CDS encoding HNH endonuclease signature motif containing protein: MTATLTAPETRPETPAEVLAAARAEKQVAQAAECRLLELAAEWAAMHSTASIDDAATHWAAGFGDTGIAVAGPGAPLVAEFCVAEFAAAVGLPTDVGSAYIGEAVELRHRLAGLWGRVRRGEIPAWRARRIARQTMALSADAAAYVDRHITHVAHKIGPVTTDRLIDEAIARHDPEVAERKRQEAAERRHFVIDNRRVSFDGTSRCWGELDLRDALDLEDAVAAGAQRLKEAGCEESLDVRRSMALGDLARNQTSKAGQQLVLYVHLAEQELTGEGAGIARLENTATIITIDQIREWTGNPDLAVVVKPVIDLADHDRVDAYEVPDRIAERVRLRDGHCVFPWCTRPARTCDCDHVVPWDDDGVTCPCNVAPLCRRHHRLKTHGGWRYTQLEPGTFLWTSPHQHRYLVDHEGTLDVTRHPAHRRRA; encoded by the coding sequence ATGACAGCGACGCTGACCGCACCCGAGACCCGGCCGGAGACCCCGGCCGAGGTGCTCGCCGCGGCCCGCGCCGAGAAGCAGGTCGCCCAGGCCGCCGAGTGCCGGCTCCTCGAGCTCGCCGCCGAATGGGCCGCCATGCACTCGACCGCCTCGATCGACGACGCCGCCACCCACTGGGCCGCCGGGTTCGGTGACACCGGCATCGCCGTCGCCGGGCCGGGGGCGCCGCTGGTCGCGGAGTTCTGCGTCGCCGAGTTCGCCGCCGCGGTCGGGCTCCCCACCGACGTCGGCTCGGCCTATATCGGCGAGGCCGTCGAGCTCCGCCACCGCCTGGCCGGTCTGTGGGGTCGGGTCCGGCGTGGCGAGATCCCCGCCTGGCGCGCCCGCCGCATCGCCCGCCAGACCATGGCCCTCTCCGCCGATGCCGCGGCGTACGTCGACCGCCACATCACCCATGTCGCCCACAAGATCGGCCCCGTCACCACCGACCGCCTCATCGACGAGGCGATTGCCCGCCACGACCCCGAGGTGGCCGAGCGCAAGCGCCAGGAGGCCGCCGAGCGCCGCCACTTCGTCATCGACAACCGCCGCGTCTCCTTCGACGGGACCAGCCGGTGCTGGGGCGAGCTCGACCTCCGGGACGCCCTCGACCTCGAGGACGCCGTCGCCGCCGGCGCCCAGCGCCTCAAGGAGGCGGGCTGCGAGGAGTCCCTGGACGTACGCCGCTCCATGGCCCTCGGGGATCTCGCCCGCAACCAGACCAGCAAGGCCGGCCAGCAGCTCGTCCTCTACGTCCACCTCGCCGAGCAGGAACTCACCGGTGAGGGGGCCGGCATCGCGCGGTTGGAGAACACCGCCACGATCATCACCATCGACCAGATCCGCGAGTGGACCGGCAACCCCGACCTCGCGGTGGTCGTGAAGCCGGTCATCGACCTCGCCGACCACGACCGCGTGGACGCCTACGAGGTCCCCGACCGTATCGCCGAGCGCGTCCGCCTTCGCGATGGCCACTGCGTCTTCCCCTGGTGCACCCGACCGGCCCGCACGTGCGACTGCGACCACGTCGTCCCCTGGGACGACGACGGCGTCACCTGCCCGTGCAACGTGGCCCCGCTCTGCCGGCGCCATCACCGACTGAAGACCCATGGCGGCTGGCGCTACACCCAGCTCGAGCCCGGCACCTTCCTGTGGACCAGCCCCCACCAGCACAGATACCTCGTCGACCACGAGGGCACCCTCGACGTGACCCGCCACCCGGCGCACCGCCGACGAGCCTGA
- a CDS encoding aryl-sulfate sulfotransferase — MQWRPGVLVAAVAVTALELLALTAPTQAADAPAHSVTIEGAGVSTWPSYDAGIDRYAVHTDDTTDGALTVTAGTTDLDGTVTVNGIPATNGQPLTLTDLVPGDEVAVAIADSAGTSHQSWIYLPPGFPTITSAGTGSAGHVLVGLSSFLSTHSFQTVLDDNGVPTYVREAPEPNDFTAHAHGPAYTVFEPVKDSPEDTEYGYRVLELDDQLQTTGTRRLDPVPSMGILADDTDFHDVEYLPDGRVILVGYHREYYEPGHVPWLDAVIQVQDAAGAALFTWTTKSHTDPSEGYVWGGKGQDYAHINSVEMEPNGDLLASFRNLGQVMRIATTAHDGFAPGDVIWRMGGKRNDFTFLDDPYAGFCAQHDARILPDGHLTLFDNGSRKDTTGPVAPQTADMCPDPANPGARKARPQTRVVEYALDEVNHTARLVRSFVPTGRYAPFAGNAQRLDDGTTLVGWSASQDSTGATPPFVSEVPQAGPESWSLTAPGWFSYRAFRAPAPDKQAPEITINGVEDGQHYVGQDLMISYTCTDRGGSTLQSCEGSVPNGATIGSGSTRSVTVTATDGAGNTTTKTVSWTCCVVSDPAWTPDLKIRKPGGAWTDRGVKLRLHDAGDEAVLKVRLKNRSSTYAYPVAAGAGNDAFTVRYFHGGHDITRRLVRGDVTTPELDQGEIWNLRLVVHRTRAAAKGDKIIAVVYAEGGGLSGGDQVYALVRAR; from the coding sequence ATGCAGTGGCGTCCCGGGGTTCTCGTCGCGGCTGTGGCCGTCACCGCTCTCGAGCTGCTCGCACTGACCGCTCCCACCCAGGCCGCCGACGCCCCGGCCCACAGCGTCACGATCGAGGGTGCCGGCGTGAGCACCTGGCCGTCGTACGACGCGGGCATCGACCGCTACGCCGTGCACACCGACGACACCACCGACGGCGCCCTGACCGTCACGGCCGGCACCACCGACCTCGATGGCACGGTCACCGTCAACGGCATCCCCGCGACCAACGGCCAGCCGCTGACGCTGACCGACCTCGTCCCCGGCGACGAGGTCGCCGTCGCGATCGCCGACTCCGCCGGCACGAGCCACCAGTCCTGGATCTACTTGCCCCCGGGCTTCCCGACGATCACGAGCGCCGGCACCGGCTCCGCCGGTCACGTGCTGGTGGGCCTGAGCAGCTTCCTGTCGACGCACTCCTTCCAGACCGTGCTCGACGACAACGGCGTGCCGACCTACGTGCGTGAGGCGCCCGAGCCCAACGACTTCACCGCCCATGCCCACGGTCCGGCGTACACCGTCTTCGAGCCGGTCAAGGACAGCCCCGAGGACACCGAGTACGGCTACCGCGTCCTCGAGCTCGACGACCAGCTCCAGACGACCGGCACCCGTCGGCTCGACCCGGTGCCGTCGATGGGCATCCTGGCCGACGACACCGACTTCCACGACGTGGAGTACCTCCCCGACGGCCGAGTGATCCTCGTCGGCTACCACCGCGAGTACTACGAGCCCGGGCACGTCCCGTGGCTCGACGCGGTCATCCAGGTCCAGGACGCGGCGGGCGCCGCGCTCTTCACCTGGACGACCAAGAGCCACACGGACCCGTCCGAGGGCTACGTCTGGGGCGGCAAGGGGCAGGACTACGCCCACATCAACTCCGTCGAGATGGAGCCCAACGGCGACCTGCTCGCGTCGTTCCGCAACCTGGGTCAGGTCATGCGGATCGCCACCACCGCCCACGACGGCTTCGCCCCCGGCGACGTGATCTGGCGGATGGGAGGCAAGCGCAACGACTTCACCTTCCTCGACGACCCGTACGCCGGCTTCTGCGCCCAGCACGACGCGCGGATCTTGCCCGACGGACACCTGACGCTCTTCGACAACGGCTCGCGCAAGGACACCACCGGCCCGGTCGCGCCGCAGACGGCCGACATGTGCCCCGACCCGGCCAACCCAGGTGCCAGGAAGGCCCGGCCGCAGACGCGGGTCGTGGAGTACGCGCTGGACGAGGTCAACCACACCGCCCGCCTGGTCCGGAGCTTCGTGCCGACCGGCCGCTACGCACCCTTCGCCGGCAACGCCCAGCGCCTCGACGACGGCACCACGCTGGTCGGCTGGTCCGCCAGCCAGGACAGCACCGGGGCGACCCCGCCGTTCGTCAGCGAGGTCCCGCAGGCCGGCCCCGAGTCCTGGTCGCTGACCGCGCCCGGGTGGTTCTCCTACCGCGCCTTCCGCGCCCCGGCCCCGGACAAGCAGGCGCCCGAGATCACCATCAACGGGGTCGAGGACGGGCAGCACTACGTAGGCCAGGACCTCATGATCAGCTACACCTGCACGGACCGCGGTGGGTCGACCCTGCAGTCCTGCGAGGGCAGCGTGCCCAACGGCGCCACCATCGGCTCAGGATCCACGCGCTCGGTGACCGTCACGGCCACCGACGGCGCCGGCAACACCACGACCAAGACGGTCTCCTGGACCTGCTGCGTCGTCAGCGACCCGGCCTGGACCCCCGACTTGAAGATCCGCAAGCCCGGCGGCGCCTGGACGGACAGGGGCGTCAAGCTCCGCCTGCACGACGCCGGGGACGAGGCCGTCCTCAAGGTCCGGCTCAAGAACCGCAGCTCCACCTACGCCTACCCCGTGGCCGCGGGGGCCGGCAACGACGCCTTCACCGTGCGCTACTTCCACGGTGGTCACGACATCACCCGACGCCTCGTGCGCGGTGACGTCACCACACCCGAGCTCGACCAGGGCGAGATCTGGAACCTCCGGCTAGTGGTCCACCGGACCAGGGCAGCCGCCAAGGGCGACAAGATCATCGCCGTCGTGTACGCCGAGGGCGGCGGTCTCTCCGGAGGCGACCAGGTCTACGCCCTGGTACGAGCCCGCTGA
- the rpsA gene encoding 30S ribosomal protein S1 has translation MTSTISILPDYDAPQVAVNDIGSEADFLAAIDATIKYFNDGDIVEGTIVKVDRDEVLLDIGYKTEGVIPSRELSIKHDVDPSEVVSVGDKVEALVLQKEDKEGRLILSKKRAQYERAWGTIEQVKEEDGVVEGTVIEVVKGGLILDIGLRGFLPASLVEMRRVRDLQPYVGQTLEAKIIELDKNRNNVVLSRRAWLEQTQSEVRHGFLTQLQKGQIRKGVVSSIVNFGAFVDLGGVDGLVHVSELSWKHIDHPSEVVAVGDEVTVEVLDVDMDRERVSLSLKATQEDPWQHFARTHQIGQIVPGKVTKLVPFGSFVRVEEGIEGLVHISELAERHVEIPEQVVQVNDDVMVKIIDIDLERRRISLSLKQANDTATATDVEEFDPTLYGMTATYDEQGNYVYPEGFDPETGEWLEGFDEQRAVWEEQYAKAHARWEQHVKQQAEAAKAEVEAGEATSYSSGGTESTESESEGGGSLASDEALQALREKLTGGAS, from the coding sequence ATGACGAGCACCATCTCGATCCTTCCCGATTACGACGCGCCGCAGGTTGCGGTCAACGACATCGGTTCTGAAGCAGACTTCCTCGCGGCCATTGACGCGACCATCAAGTACTTCAACGACGGCGACATCGTCGAGGGCACCATCGTCAAGGTCGACCGTGACGAGGTCCTCCTCGACATCGGTTACAAGACCGAAGGTGTCATCCCTTCCCGTGAGCTCTCGATCAAGCACGACGTCGACCCCTCCGAGGTCGTTTCCGTGGGCGACAAGGTCGAGGCCCTGGTTCTCCAGAAGGAGGACAAGGAAGGCCGTCTGATCCTGTCCAAGAAGCGCGCCCAGTACGAGCGCGCCTGGGGCACGATCGAGCAGGTCAAGGAAGAGGACGGTGTCGTCGAGGGCACGGTCATCGAGGTCGTCAAGGGTGGTCTCATCCTGGACATCGGCCTGCGTGGCTTCCTGCCCGCCTCGCTCGTCGAGATGCGCCGCGTGCGCGACCTGCAGCCCTACGTGGGCCAGACCCTCGAGGCGAAGATCATCGAGCTCGACAAGAACCGCAACAACGTGGTCCTGTCGCGTCGTGCGTGGCTCGAGCAGACCCAGTCCGAGGTTCGCCACGGCTTCCTGACCCAGCTCCAGAAGGGCCAGATCCGCAAGGGTGTCGTCTCCTCGATCGTCAACTTCGGTGCGTTCGTGGACCTCGGCGGCGTCGACGGTCTCGTCCACGTCTCGGAGCTGTCCTGGAAGCACATCGACCACCCGTCCGAGGTCGTCGCCGTGGGCGACGAGGTCACCGTCGAGGTCCTCGACGTGGACATGGACCGCGAGCGTGTCTCCCTGTCGCTGAAGGCGACGCAGGAGGACCCGTGGCAGCACTTCGCCCGCACCCACCAGATCGGCCAGATCGTGCCGGGCAAGGTCACCAAGCTGGTGCCCTTCGGTTCGTTCGTCCGCGTCGAGGAGGGCATCGAGGGCCTGGTGCACATCTCCGAGCTCGCCGAGCGTCACGTCGAGATCCCCGAGCAGGTCGTCCAGGTCAACGACGACGTCATGGTCAAGATCATCGACATCGACCTCGAGCGTCGCCGGATCTCGCTGTCGCTCAAGCAGGCCAACGACACCGCCACCGCGACGGACGTCGAGGAGTTCGACCCGACGCTCTACGGCATGACGGCGACCTACGACGAGCAGGGCAACTACGTCTACCCCGAGGGCTTCGACCCGGAGACCGGCGAGTGGCTCGAGGGCTTCGACGAGCAGCGTGCGGTCTGGGAGGAGCAGTACGCCAAGGCGCACGCTCGCTGGGAGCAGCACGTCAAGCAGCAGGCCGAGGCCGCCAAGGCCGAGGTCGAGGCCGGCGAGGCCACCTCGTACTCCAGCGGTGGCACCGAGTCCACCGAGTCGGAGTCCGAGGGCGGCGGTTCGCTCGCGTCCGACGAGGCGCTGCAGGCGCTCCGCGAGAAGCTCACGGGCGGCGCCAGCTGA
- a CDS encoding phosphotransferase family protein, whose product MDPAGTDLASLTPLAGGWSGQTFLAGVAGEQSVVRIYADPGLRGAAAHEVDAALLRLVRGLVPVAEVLEVRRADPATGMPALLVTSHLPGERGDLLLPTLDAPARAELGARLAGILADLGGMPFLRSGPFVDGDLRIGSFWPDGQDVDGLPAYVDLATPQLGWWTPDELDGLREVAVDAQALLDTVGRVCLVHSDFNPKNLLVDPQTLEVTGVLDWEFAHAGHPFTDLGNLLRFERDEDFTGAVLAAYADRRGTPPADALALARAADLWALVDLATRRSANPVAAAADVLLREVARRRDPGAVPA is encoded by the coding sequence ATGGACCCCGCCGGCACCGACCTCGCCTCCCTCACGCCGCTCGCCGGTGGCTGGTCGGGGCAGACCTTCCTGGCCGGCGTCGCCGGTGAGCAGTCGGTGGTGCGCATCTACGCCGACCCGGGCCTGCGTGGCGCCGCGGCGCACGAGGTCGACGCGGCGCTGCTGCGGCTGGTGCGCGGGCTGGTCCCGGTCGCCGAGGTCCTCGAGGTCCGCCGGGCCGACCCGGCCACCGGGATGCCCGCCCTCCTGGTCACCTCGCACCTGCCGGGGGAGCGCGGCGACCTGCTGCTGCCCACCCTCGACGCCCCCGCCCGTGCCGAGCTCGGCGCCCGGCTCGCCGGGATCCTGGCCGACCTGGGCGGGATGCCCTTCCTGCGCTCGGGGCCCTTCGTCGACGGCGACCTGCGGATCGGCAGCTTCTGGCCGGACGGGCAGGACGTCGACGGGCTCCCGGCGTACGTCGACCTCGCGACACCGCAGCTGGGCTGGTGGACCCCCGACGAGCTCGACGGGCTCCGGGAGGTGGCCGTCGACGCCCAGGCGCTGCTCGACACGGTCGGCCGCGTCTGCCTCGTACACAGTGACTTCAACCCCAAGAACCTCCTCGTCGACCCCCAGACCCTCGAGGTCACCGGGGTCCTGGACTGGGAGTTCGCCCATGCCGGGCACCCCTTCACCGACCTGGGCAACCTGCTCCGCTTCGAGCGTGACGAGGACTTCACCGGGGCCGTCCTGGCCGCCTACGCCGACCGCCGCGGGACGCCGCCGGCCGACGCCCTGGCCCTCGCCCGGGCGGCCGACCTGTGGGCGCTCGTGGACCTCGCGACCCGACGCAGCGCCAACCCGGTCGCGGCCGCGGCCGACGTCCTGCTCCGCGAGGTGGCCCGCAGGCGTGATCCGGGGGCGGTCCCCGCCTGA